One segment of Acropora muricata isolate sample 2 chromosome 8, ASM3666990v1, whole genome shotgun sequence DNA contains the following:
- the LOC136925255 gene encoding prostacyclin receptor-like yields the protein MVSFPYNTTSSYTTNGSADQTHQDNQGNAITAIVLLASGLVGCTVALLALGRDFFQGKNPPTVCIGALVWVDFVGVFSTAVLVFNGIVKGEDWLKGFPQCSLQGFFTTAFGLSSGVVVTFMSLDRVVSLNSPFLYNKYATPRLARGSCSLLVMLCIALGALPLVNVGDYVLNETSRSFCHFNWFPVDWAGKVFSFTMGSFGALLASVMTFSNIFVFIVVVRIKRRMSKLFPCDHSSRRRTQRGAFRQEERMAKFVALAAIVFLFTWLPVTIRTFCNAFRVFPSQYLDNLSTKLVAVNFILDPLMYVLFKGRFRKKLRLSLNEMTEFIGEVNIGQKLRKQTVRVEDAAAEDRNISAIGPAECSAQSPVIRVADGPAIVNLALDSVTANQSEAGATDR from the exons ATGGTCTCTTTTCCATACAATACTACTTCAAGTTACACTACAAACGGATCGGCGGATCAAACACACCAGGACAACCAAGGGAATGCCATCACCGCTATTGTGCTACTTGCAAGCGGTCTTGTTGGTTGCACTGTGGCACTCTTGGCTCTTGGAAGGGACTTTTTCCAGGGCAAAAACCCTCCTACAGTCTGTATCGGAGCATTGGTCTGGGTGGATTTTGTTGGAGTGTTTTCGACCGCAGTTCTGGTTTTCAATGGAATTGTTAAAGGCGAGGATTGGCTAAAAGGTTTTCCTCAATGCAGCTTACAG GGTTTCTTCACGACAGCATTTGGATTATCGTCAGGAGTTGTGGTCACTTTCATGTCTCTAGATCGCGTGGTGTCCCTCAACAGTCCTTTCCTTTACAACAAATATGCTACGCCAAGGCTCGCGCGAGGATCTTGCTCACTTCTAGTAATGTTATGCATAGCACTGGGTGCCTTGCCACTCGTCAACGTTGGAGACTACGTTTTAAACGAAACCTCGCGCTCCTTCTGTCATTTTAATTGGTTCCCAGTAGACTGGGCGGGAAAAGTTTTTTCGTTTACGATGGGTTCATTCGGAGCCCTCTTGGCGTCGGTCATGACATTTTCCAATATTTTCGTTTTCATCGTCGTCGTGAGGATTAAACGACGCATGTCAAAGCTATTCCCATGCGACCACAGCTCAAGACGCCGTACACAACGGGGCGCTTTTCGCCAAGAGGAGCGAATGGCAAAGTTCGTGGCGCTAGCCgctattgttttcctttttacttGGTTGCCAGTCACG aTCCGTACTTTTTGCAACGCATTTCGAGTATTTCCCAGCCAGTACCTGGACAATCTCTCCACCAAACTTGTGGCTGTCAATTTTATTCTTGATCCTTTAATGTACGTGTTGTTCAAGGGACGCTTCAGAAAAAAACTGCGACTCTCCCTCAACGAGATGACAGAATTCATCGGCGAGGTGAACatcggtcaaaaattaaggaAACAAACTGTTCGCGTTGAAGACGCTGCGGCTGAAGACAGAAATATCTCAGCGATAGGTCCGGCGGAGTGTTCTGCACAGTCGCCTGTGATTCGAGTTGCAGATGGACCTGCAATTGTAAATCTTGCTTTAGACAGTGTTACTGCAAATCAAAGCGAAGCTGGTGCGACAGATCGTTAG